Proteins encoded within one genomic window of Trichoderma asperellum chromosome 2, complete sequence:
- a CDS encoding uncharacterized protein (EggNog:ENOG41~TransMembrane:1 (i337-364o)): MDPPNKRASALRRKPIQRQSLGLSDEEGSENETFDLAAATVSDGFRPTNSSPTDSSSVFSTTNNLTSASAASSQARLLSQSPTNEQTPTSSLSKPSASASARPSSAVKPPRPHDSLTLRSDGSNPLQTDPSLSSALASLSDAPRIRPQSPYRGPTGPSHPYQMYPQRTLSNGSAPAEQAAGRGPAHPYALYPQNTVTSGDETPNQIPIGFSTSDDGYQRQIGPDGEDVGGLVGPLGHTEELPPYTRYPDQAVVRKATPPAVVLPEDGASSDPARTVTGAGGIGVATRNPEFSSTEEDLQPSQSRPSTRSHHDINTAAHNQAEKPPMSKWQRRAKKKLWGIVPYWAICLLIIGVILVGVILGAVIGTVLSHHKPPNHGSDYPQSFPTPTSDVIPLPFVPPRLPHLPTGTYELPPLIANQSPKACFNDTRQSAAWSCSMPSSYYEMKLSNMTNERPTSCYSLSLKAVNLIDSRLLWGTQPPNIDNEILTLVNDTSEPHRGPAWWLKVTYDKIVIVAENAFTPPNPKTKRWDNMGGPFDDYDVTRTNKPNGAQDGDKPWICTWPGTTLEVFIYPIQNSSASAKPTSRTAASSAASSMSSVPNPYASEGLYPYPKSVKFVERRQASNTPRPFCRQVQVVDKGRGVANVTDSLGNPVQIQINENLDSDKQETSQNSRSLRKMWNQPWNSQKLEQLTPCGCLWWS; encoded by the exons ATGGATCCTCCCAACAAAAGAGCCTCTGCTCTCCGCAGGAAACCGATCCAGAGACAATCTTTGGGGCTGTCCGATGAAGAGGGCAGCGAAAATGAAACATTCGATTTGGCTGCGGCCACCGTGTCCGACGGCTTTCGACCAACAAATTCATCACCAACCGACAGTTCATCAGTATTCTCGACGACAAACAATCTCACCAGCGCCTCGGCCGCCTCTTCGCAAGCTCGATTACTATCTCAAAGTCCAACCAACGAACAGACGCCCACTTCTAGCCTCTCCAAGCCTTCAGCATCTGCCTCTGCCCGCCCATCAAGCGCAGTCAAGCCTCCGCGGCCTCATGATTCACTCACGCTCCGCAGCGATGGTTCAAACCCTCTTCAAACCGATCCGTCATTATCGTCGGCGCTGGCGTCGCTCTCAGATGCGCCTCGGATACGGCCTCAGAGCCCTTACCGAGGCCCCACTGGCCCTTCGCACCCGTATCAAATGTACCCGCAGAGAACACTGAGCAACGGTTCGGCTCCTGCCGAGCAAGCTGCAGGCCGCGGCCCTGCGCATCCATATGCTCTCTACCCTCAAAATACTGTCACCAGCGGCGATGAGACGCCTAATCAGATACCCATTGGCTTTTCGACATCTGACGATGGTTATCAAAGGCAAATCGGCCCGGATGGAGAAGACGTAGGAGGTTTGGTTGGACCATTGGGACATACCGAAGAGCTGCCTCCTTACACAAGATACCCCGACCAGGCCGTTGTCCGAAAGGCTACCCCTCCTGCGGTTGTGCTTCCAGAAGATGGCGCATCTAGTGATCCAGCTCGAACCGTCACTGGGGCTGGAGGGATTGGAGTGGCGACGCGAAATCCAGAATTTTCATCTACAGAAGAAGACCTTCAGCCTTCACAGTCTAGACCATCCACTCGCAGCCATCACGACATTAACACTGCTGCACATAACCAGGCGGAAAAGCCTCCAATGAGCAAGTGGCAGCGtagggcaaagaagaagctctgGGGCATCGTGCCGTACTGGGCAATAtgtctattaattataggcGTTATTCTTGTTGGCGTTATACTGGGTGCTGTCATAGGAACAGTTCTCTCGCACCATAAACCGCCAAATCACGGTTCTGA TTATCCACAGTCGTTTCCGACGCCAACGTCTGATGTCATACCTTTACCCTTTGTCCCTCCACGTCTACCTCATCTACCTACTGGTACATATGAGCTGCCACCTCTGATTGCTAACCAATCACCCAAGGCTTGCTTCAACGATACCAGACAAAGTGCTGCTTGGAGCTGTAGCATGCCTTCTAGCTACTACGAAATGAAGCTCAGCAATATGACCAACGAAAGACCGACGTCATGCTATAGCCTCTCTCTCAAGGCCGTCAATCTCATCGATTCCCGGTTGCTCTGGGGCACGCAGCCTCCCAATATTGATAATGAAATATTAACACTTGTCAACGACACATCTGAGCCTCACCGTGGCCCGGCGTGGTGGCTCAAGGTTACATATGACAAGATAGTCATTGTCGCTGAGAATGCTTTCACCCCTCCTAACCCCAAGACCAAACGTTGGGACAACATGGGTGGACCATTCGACGATTATGATGTAACCCGAACAAACAAACCTAATGGAGCTCAAGACGGTGACAAACCCTGGATATGCACCTGGCCTGGTACGACTCTCGAAGTGTTCATCTACCCCATCCAGAATTCTAGCGCTTCAGCCAAACCAACTTCACGCACAGCGGCCTCGTCAGCGGCCTCGTCGATGAGCTCTGTGCCCAACCCCTATGCTTCGGAGGGTTTATACCCTTACCCCAAAAGTGTCAAGTTTGTAGAGAGACGACAAGCCAGCAACACTCCCAGACCTTTCTGTCGCCAAGTTCAGGTCGTCGACAAGGGACGGGGTGTGGCGAATGTGACGGATAGCCTTGGGAATCCCGTTCAAATACAGATTAACGAGAACCTTGACTCGGACAAGCAGGAAACATCCCAAAACAGCCGCTCGCTCCGAAAGATGTGGAATCAACCCTGGAATTCTCAGAAATTGGAGCAGTTGACGCCTTGTGGCTGTCTTTGGTGGTCCTGA
- a CDS encoding uncharacterized protein (EggNog:ENOG41): MGGASALPGFESDPATRLTPSLPFAQVAPAHTATPPSFSSPMQTTAPMSSGSSWAADFNRFTSQQRPTAPTTLAASRQMNHSPAQTAFQPTFSQPNFASAFAPSMFNPPASAVKEPEFDQEMSRWMSAHGGGNMTEVDAAMEQMALELEETEAIAAAVKASRLTDLETTEIGNLALNDDARVLEAQPEPILEQIQEPEPEKEQVDILHPKSAVAEAAEKLLDCVKHESGEKWQNSIFLSLMRDFRDGRKDIVGDEIRSTTGETTPAAQPVAT; this comes from the coding sequence ATGGGCGGCGCCTCGGCCTTGCCCGGCTTCGAGAGCGATCCCGCCACCAGACTGACGCCGTCTCTGCCCTTTGCACAAGTCGCGCCAGCACACACAGCAACTCCTCCCAGCTTCTCGAGTCCCATGCAGACGACAGCGCCCATGTCCAGCGGGAGCAGCTGGGCCGCCGACTTCAACCGCTTCACGTCGCAACAGCGGCCGACTGCGCCCACGACTCTGGCGGCATCCCGCCAAATGAACCACTCTCCAGCCCAGACGGCTTTCCAACCGACCTTTTCACAGCCGAATTTTGCGTCCGCATTCGCGCCATCCATGTTCAACCCTCCAGCGAGCGCCGTCAAGGAGCCCGAGTTCGACCAGGAAATGTCCCGCTGGATGTCAGCGCACGGAGGCGGCAACATGACGGAGGTGGACGCTGCCATGGAGCAAATGGCCCTCGAGTTGGAAGAGACCGAAGCAATAGCCGCGGCAGTCAAGGCCTCTCGGCTAACGGATCTTGAAACCACCGAAATTGGCAACCTGGCACTCAACGACGACGCGAGAGTGCTAGAAGCCCAGCCAGAGCCCATCTTGGAGCAAATccaagagccagagccagaaaaAGAACAGGTGGACATTCTGCACCCCAAGTCTGCCGTCGCCGAAGctgccgagaagctgctcgacTGCGTCAAGCACGAGAGCGGCGAGAAGTGGCAAAACTCCATATTCCTGTCGCTGATGCGAGATTTCCGTGACGGAAGAAAGGATATTGTGGGCGATGAGATTCGCTCCACGACGGGGGAGACGACCCCCGCTGCTCAGCCCGTGGCTACTTGA
- a CDS encoding uncharacterized protein (EggNog:ENOG41), translating into MSGFPADSHAPTPPILPPKPSSQEPSRIGTPASGAAPPPPPSTLSEAGQQYRSSVIAGLDAAATAAAGGVPTPPLPPAVTARSADIPDPGDQWLPQVLQDKSIQDLADILSSPSLLNGLTNSPSSIHPSLQASHQDLLAALSSNIDLATRLSELESRLAHQRSAAQAQLLSMHALERQWRQKQSDMDLALARFSPAALYQLLNQSVQEQALVCQAMEESFLDRDGVDGGGGEATTSEREAAEWIRRYREAKVQYYLRQERKERWDEGRVGGWR; encoded by the exons ATGTCCGGCTTCCCTGCCGATTCCCACGCACCCACACCTCCGATCCTCCCCcccaagcccagcagccaGGAGCCCAGCCGCATCGGCACACCGGCAAGCGGCGCCGCGCCGCCTCCACCTCCGTCGACCTTGTCCGAGGCGGGGCAGCAGTATCGGAGCTCAGTGATAGCCGGCCTGGACGCAGCCGCGACAGCAGCGGCGGGAGGAGTACCGACACCGCCTCTTCCGCCGGCGGTAACAGCCAGGAGCGCTGATATACCAGATCCGGGAGACCAATGGCTGCCGCAGGTGCTCCAAGATAAATC CATCCAAGACCTCGCCGACATCCTCTCTAGCCCATCCCTCCTCAACGGCCTCACAAactccccctcctccatcCACCCCTCCCTCCAAGCCTCCCACCAAGATCTCCTCGCCGCGCTCTCCTCCAACATCGACCTCGCCACGCGCCTGTCCGAGCTCGAATCCCGCCTCGCCCACCAGCGCTCCGCCGCCCAGGCCCAGCTCCTCTCCATGCACGCCCTCGAGCGCCAGTGGCGCCAGAAGCAGTCCGACATGGACCTCGCCCTCGCGCGCTTCAGCCCCGCCGCGCTCTACCAGCTGCTCAACCAGAGCGTCCAGGAGCAGGCCCTCGTGTGCCAGGCTATGGAGGAGAGTTTTCTGGATAGGGACGGCGtggacggcggcggcggggaGGCGACCACGTCGGAGAGGGAAGCGGCCGAGTGGATTAGACGGTATAGGGAGGCCAAGGTGCAGTATTATTTGCGGCAGGAGCGTAAGGAGAGGTGGGATGAAGGCCGGGTTGGTGGTTGGAGGTaa
- a CDS encoding uncharacterized protein (EggNog:ENOG41), producing the protein MEDASCSGSTPFKRLVDHQSRDLSHHQDRHVSRGAFGQNSQTFRSSPLHPAQGQQNDFGTFMGGASALPGFESDPATRLTPSLPFAQVAPAHTATPPSFSSPMQTTAPMSSGSSWAADFNRFTSQQRPTAPTTLAASRQMNHSPAQTAFQPTFSQPNFASAFAPSMFNPPASAVKEPEFDQEMSRWMSAHGGGNMTEVDAAMEQMALELEETEAIAAAVKASRLTDLETTEIGNLALNDDARVLEAQPEPILEQIQEPEPEKEQVDILHPKSAVAEAAEKLLDCVKHESGEKWQNSIFLSLMRDFRDGRKDIVGDEIRSTTGETTPAAQPVAT; encoded by the exons ATGGAGGACGCTTCCTGCAGCGGCTCTACGCCCTTCAAGCGCCTCGTCGACCACCAATCTCGGGACCTGAGCCACCATCAAGACAGACATGTGAGCCGAGGGGCGTTTGGCCAGAAC TCACAGACGTTCCGCTCTTCACCGCTGCATCCTGCCCAGGGCCAGCAGAATGACTTTGGCACCTTCATGGGCGGCGCCTCGGCCTTGCCCGGCTTCGAGAGCGATCCCGCCACCAGACTGACGCCGTCTCTGCCCTTTGCACAAGTCGCGCCAGCACACACAGCAACTCCTCCCAGCTTCTCGAGTCCCATGCAGACGACAGCGCCCATGTCCAGCGGGAGCAGCTGGGCCGCCGACTTCAACCGCTTCACGTCGCAACAGCGGCCGACTGCGCCCACGACTCTGGCGGCATCCCGCCAAATGAACCACTCTCCAGCCCAGACGGCTTTCCAACCGACCTTTTCACAGCCGAATTTTGCGTCCGCATTCGCGCCATCCATGTTCAACCCTCCAGCGAGCGCCGTCAAGGAGCCCGAGTTCGACCAGGAAATGTCCCGCTGGATGTCAGCGCACGGAGGCGGCAACATGACGGAGGTGGACGCTGCCATGGAGCAAATGGCCCTCGAGTTGGAAGAGACCGAAGCAATAGCCGCGGCAGTCAAGGCCTCTCGGCTAACGGATCTTGAAACCACCGAAATTGGCAACCTGGCACTCAACGACGACGCGAGAGTGCTAGAAGCCCAGCCAGAGCCCATCTTGGAGCAAATccaagagccagagccagaaaaAGAACAGGTGGACATTCTGCACCCCAAGTCTGCCGTCGCCGAAGctgccgagaagctgctcgacTGCGTCAAGCACGAGAGCGGCGAGAAGTGGCAAAACTCCATATTCCTGTCGCTGATGCGAGATTTCCGTGACGGAAGAAAGGATATTGTGGGCGATGAGATTCGCTCCACGACGGGGGAGACGACCCCCGCTGCTCAGCCCGTGGCTACTTGA
- a CDS encoding uncharacterized protein (EggNog:ENOG41) yields the protein MDPSSGPLGPSIAADAELELERDHHSQKELAHDNHEQQQEQHQEGLQPAAIEPTVEPALEPATPAAVDSAVVARDDAEDKLLTPPDAATLDTAPVATHLARFEFSDRGTKILMVEWYPGAGANGLSNQDTNSAAGAVSSDKTSAAGAAADNASATPARVPASPVVDAAVWEVSWPGKSTFLPARDTDENDARRRVYFMLPPEASVPATVTIARPGRPSLVLKPLPAIFPEHFHAESGPRGVLHTIWAKKRLRELELEMEAEMRANAESVGLEMALAEKQWIVDNFLRAPTAPAPTSPRSPVSGRLGDKLKGLRLATSPADLVPSPAANTFTSPDSQSHMLSPLGGDIAVSSFSAISRSHPSGPMSLDAALSGDAAPLQPGSHDAEDDLFALPMSPRSPDMIKSPFSALGVGL from the exons ATGGATCCATCTTCGGGGCCTCTTGGGCCATCTATTGCAGCTGATGCTgagctcgagctcgagcGCGATCATCATTCCCAAAAGGAGCTTGCGCACGATAAtcatgagcagcagcaggagcagcatcaagaaggACTTCAACCTGCTGCTATCGAGCCGACTGTCGAGCCAGCTCTTGAGCCAGCTACCCCTGCCGCCGTCGACAGTGCTGTTGTCGCCAGGGATGATGCTGAAGATAAGCTTCTCACACCCCCCGACGCCGCAACCTTGGACACAGCTCCCGTTGCCACGCATCTAGCTCGATTCGAGTTTAGCGATCGCGGCACCAAGATCTTGATGGTCGAATGGTATCCTGGGGCGGGTGCGAACGGCTTGTCCAACCAAGATACGAattctgctgctggcgcagTCTCCAGCGATAAGACcagcgctgctggtgctgctgctgataatGCATCGGCCACGCCAGCCCGTGTTCCGGCCAGCCCTGTCGTTGATGCCGCTGTCTGGGAGGTTTCGTGGCCGGGGAAGTCAACCTTCCTTCCGGCTAGGGATACCGATGAGAACGACGCGCGACGCCGTGTCTACTTCATGCTACCTCCTGAAGCGTCGGTTCCGGCAACGGTAACTATTGCGCGCCCTGGGCGGCCCAGCTTGGTTCTTAAGCCGCTGCCAGCCATATTTCCAGAGCATTTCCATGCAGAGTCTGGCCCTCGAGGGGTGTTACACACGATATGGGCTAAGAAACGCCTAAGGGAGCTTGAACTAGAGATGGAAGCTGAGATGAGGGCAAACGCTGAGAGTGTGGGCCTTGAGATGGCTCTGGCGGAGAAGCAGTGGATCGTCGACAACTTCTTGCGTGCTCCTACAGCACCTGCTCCTACGAGTCCTCGCTCCCCCGTCTCTGGACGCCTTGGCGACAAGCTCAAGGGCTTGCGTCTGGCTACCTCGCCGGCAGATCTGGTGCCGAGCCCAGCAG CAAATACGTTTACCAGCCCTGATAGCCAGTCCCACATGCTATCTCCCCTAGGAGGTGACATTGCCGTGTCTTCCTTCTCGGCCATTTCACGCAGCCACCCATCCGGCCCGATGTCTCTTGACGCTGCTCTTAGTGGCGATGCGGCTCCTTTACAGCCTGGCTCTCACGACGCTGAAGATGACCTGTTCGCACTGCCCATGAGCCCTCGGAGCCCAGATATGATCAAGAGCCCGTTTAGCGCCCTTGGCGTGGGCCTCTAA